The sequence ACCACGGCAACACCGCGACGCTCCCTTTCGCGCCTCTTCTCCCTCCTCCGTTCGCGACTCCAATGGCGGCGGCAAGCACGAGTTCGATGACAGAGATCCGACAAAGCTGGCAGCAATGGGCTTCCTCCATACTTGCGAGCACGACGGCAGCGATGGGGTTGACGGGCTTCCTCTCGACGCTGCTCTCTGCCTCGGTTCTGGTGAGCGCGACAACGATGACGACCAGACAGCGGCTGCGTGGCTATGGCGGCAGCGGCGAGGACCCTTCCAGCGGCGCCTCCTCTGGATCTCCCT is a genomic window of Arachis ipaensis cultivar K30076 chromosome B06, Araip1.1, whole genome shotgun sequence containing:
- the LOC110263173 gene encoding uncharacterized protein LOC110263173 is translated as MAIRQQRTAAQQLPKRDDGKPSHSTTTATPRHSNGGGKHEFDDRDPTKLAAMGFLHTCEHDGSDGVDGLPLDAALCLGSGERDNDDDQTAAAWLWRQRRGPFQRRLLWISLSSVQLSLSLSLGSHSLSPLFPDQLPPFLSSLSFLFCS